Sequence from the Erythrobacter insulae genome:
GATGCTGCCTATGGCCAGATCGTCGGTGATGTTCTGCCAGTGTGGCTTTCCGGCGCATTTGCAGCCGCTTTGGCCGCGGCCGTGCTGACAACGTTCAATTCGATCCTGAACGCATCGGCCGCGCTGTATGTTTGCGACATTCACGAAGCGTATGTGGACCGCCCAAAATCCGTCGCCAAACTCAGCGCGATTGTTTCCATTGCGATGTCGGTTCTGGCGCTGGCGCTCGTGCCATTCTTCGCCAGTCAGGAAAGCCTGATCAACACCGTTCAGGAACTGTACGGGCTGCTTTCCATGCCGATCCTGAGCGCGTTCATCGTGTGCCTGCTGTTCAAAAACGTAAAAGCGGGAGCGGCCATGATTGGCGTGGTGACCGGTGTAGCGTTTTACGGGTTCTGGAGCATGATCTGGCAGCCCGCCCACTACATTCACGGCATGGCAGTGACGCTGGTATTGTCCATCGCGATCGCATTGGTGATGAATAAACTGGCCTATGGGCTGACCCCGCAATTTTCGCTTGGCGGTGCGGATACCGCTCCTGAAGCGGCTTGAGATGCTCGGTTTAAGGTCCTAGCGCGGCGAGATGAATTCTAATTCTGCCCCAAAACACCCGCCCGGGCGTCAGCCGCTTTCGGGCTGGATCATCCTTGACAAACCGCGCGGGCTTGGCTCGACACAGGCGGTTGCTGCGGTGAAGCGGAACCTGCGCGAAGGCGGCTATGCCCCCACCAAAAAGGACATGCCCAAGGTCGGGCATGGCGGCACGCTTGATCCGCTGGCCGAGGGTGTTCTGCCGATTGCGCTGGGTGAGGCGACCAAACTGGCCGGGCGGATGCTCGATGCCAGCAAGATCTATGAATTCACGGTCCAGTTCGGGGAGGAAACCTCCACGCTCGATACCGAAGGCGCAGTGACGGCCCGTTCTGACCGGTTCCCGCCCATGGCGGCGGTCGCAGCCATGCTGGAGCATTTTACCGGAGAGATTGAACAGATCCCGCCGGCTTATTCCGCGATCAAGGTCGATGGCAAACGCGCCTATGATCTGGCCCGGGGCGGCGAGGAAGTGGAGCTGAAGACCCGCAAAGTCACGATCCATTCGCTGGAAATGGCATCGGGTTTCAGCGCGTCTCAAGAGGTCGGTTCAGCCTTTGCCGATACCGCCGGACGGCCCGACCCGTATGATCCAACTGCACCGCTAGTCATCGCCACTAGCGTCACGTTGACCGCGCATGTCTCTAAAGGCACATATATCCGGTCTCTTGCACGGGATATCGCGCGCGCTCTTGGAACTGTTGGTCACGTTACCTATCTCAGGCGGATCAAGGCCGGTCCGTTCCACCAGGATCAGGCGATTTCGCTGGACAAACTCAACGGAATCGGTAAGGGCGCGGGCCTTGAAGACCTCCTCCTGCCGCTCGGGGCGGGGCTGGACGACATCCCGGCCCTAA
This genomic interval carries:
- the truB gene encoding tRNA pseudouridine(55) synthase TruB, producing the protein MNSNSAPKHPPGRQPLSGWIILDKPRGLGSTQAVAAVKRNLREGGYAPTKKDMPKVGHGGTLDPLAEGVLPIALGEATKLAGRMLDASKIYEFTVQFGEETSTLDTEGAVTARSDRFPPMAAVAAMLEHFTGEIEQIPPAYSAIKVDGKRAYDLARGGEEVELKTRKVTIHSLEMASGFSASQEVGSAFADTAGRPDPYDPTAPLVIATSVTLTAHVSKGTYIRSLARDIARALGTVGHVTYLRRIKAGPFHQDQAISLDKLNGIGKGAGLEDLLLPLGAGLDDIPALILDQTSAQAVRQGRVLSELPQPSGLYCAMLDNVPVALVEIADGTAKVVRGFNLPDVAE